One Entelurus aequoreus isolate RoL-2023_Sb linkage group LG09, RoL_Eaeq_v1.1, whole genome shotgun sequence genomic window carries:
- the tmem72 gene encoding transmembrane protein 72 yields the protein MGNIWWIVVEIACRILGISTATVLCAVGVETLQQGDFNSLGIYLLVSSFGIMMFELAYFVDALLLMCLPCPPDWQVFILWGKMAHVGGFHKFLYYSIMSVVCFLHPVLVWHAIIPGTMLLITAFFNFILSKKTNTKCPKRPQEGYSDQGPTAVYVSEGPSANNVLSFLHVLTGKRVATATDGPAGTGGESFQAMLELEQTPKERRREEGKPMWMRGRGEVMEREMEEMREFGESEPETTSDTAPMITD from the exons ATGGGGAACATTTGGTGGATTGTGGTGGAGATTGCATGCAGGATTCTTGGCATATCTACAGCCACAG tgttgtgTGCTGTAGGAGTGGAGACCTTGCAACAAGGAGACTTTAACAGCCTTGGCATCTACCTGCT AGTGTCCTCCTTTGGCATCATGATGTTTGAACTGGCTTATTTTGTCGATGCACTTCTGCTCATGTGCCTACC CTGTCCTCCAGACTGGCAAGTCTTTATACTGTGGGGGAAGATGGCCCACGTTGGAGGCTTTCATAAGTTTCTCTATTACTCCATAATGTCTGTGGTCTGTTTCCTGCATCCTGTCTTGGTCTGGCACGCCATCATCCCAG GGACAATGCTTCTTATAACTGCATTCTTCAACTTCATACTCAGCAAGAAGACAAACACCAAATGCCCCAAAAGACCACAGGAGGGCTACAGTGACCAAGGCCCCACCGCGGTGTACGTGTCAGAGGGGCCGAGCGCAAACAACGTCCTTTCCTTCCTCCACGTGCTGACGGGGAAGAGAGTTGCCACAGCAACCGATGGCCCGGCTGGCACGGGAGGAGAGAGCTTCCAGGCCATGCTGGAGCTGGAGCAAACGCCAAAAGAGAGGCGGAGGGAAGAGGGGAAACCCATGTGGATGAGAGGCCGGGGGGAGGTGATGGAGAGAGAGATGGAAGAGATGAGAGAGTTTGGGGAGTCAGAGCCAGAAACCACCTCAGACACTGCACCTATGATTACTGACTGA